A genomic window from Halorubrum trapanicum includes:
- a CDS encoding DUF460 domain-containing protein: protein MTTRTIRARDRPVFGVDVHSGDVRGDSPSYALVILDPVDEDDPDAPDAEGPMARVTRDVVSFRKLCRLIDDREPLYVATDNAYELAADKGELVNFLRSLPDGTRLVQVTGAERPEPLSRVASRHGIPYGKEPMKEAEASARLAAANVGHEVTAFTDETRVKVSRGRSTGKGGWSQDRYTRRIHGNVKKRTRQVQSKLQEANLSFERDVTEKYGGYANATFTVEARPEDIPVSDSRAGDVRVEVERERRDGIEYEPLVKRRDRVIVGIDPGTTTAAAVVGLDGTVHALYSSRTGDTAAVTEWIVEQGRPIIVAADVEPMPETVEKFRRSFDAAGWRPTTDLPVDEKLHRTREASYDNDHERDALAAALYAYDDHEDQFERIAAKTPPRLDRGAVIAGVVAGGSSVEAVIDDLSEDDGSGGGGSGDGDGDEADPTEPERTEEEETIRRLRERVDRLESHAESLEEDLDERDDRIAELESELEEAKREERIEARERRAVSRLERETDRLERERDEAQERVEDLERKVETLKELWRLDHSNFGDVAEGRGLVSVKVVEQFTLDALDAADEAYGLVAGDVVFLRDASGAGRRTAERLAETEPRAVIRGEGNLSDVADAVLFDRGVPVVPADAVPVREVDELAVASEEALADAVDDWEERAEERRRDEKAERIDRIISEHRAGRTLPETEESD, encoded by the coding sequence GTGACAACCCGGACCATCCGCGCCCGCGACCGGCCGGTGTTCGGCGTCGACGTCCACAGCGGCGACGTCCGCGGCGACAGCCCCTCCTACGCGCTCGTTATCCTCGATCCCGTCGACGAGGACGACCCGGACGCGCCCGACGCCGAGGGCCCGATGGCCCGGGTCACCCGCGACGTGGTCTCCTTCCGAAAGCTCTGCCGCCTGATCGACGACCGCGAACCGCTCTACGTCGCCACGGACAACGCCTACGAGCTGGCGGCGGACAAGGGAGAGCTCGTCAACTTCCTCCGGTCGCTCCCGGACGGCACCAGGCTCGTCCAGGTGACCGGCGCGGAGCGCCCGGAGCCGCTCTCGCGGGTCGCCTCCCGGCACGGGATCCCCTACGGGAAGGAACCGATGAAGGAGGCGGAAGCGTCGGCGCGGCTCGCCGCGGCCAACGTCGGCCACGAGGTGACCGCGTTCACCGACGAGACGCGGGTGAAGGTGTCTCGCGGGCGCTCGACGGGCAAAGGCGGGTGGAGCCAGGACCGCTACACCCGGCGCATCCACGGCAACGTGAAGAAGCGGACGCGGCAGGTCCAGTCGAAGCTACAGGAGGCGAACCTCTCGTTCGAGCGGGACGTGACCGAGAAGTACGGCGGCTACGCGAACGCGACGTTCACCGTCGAGGCGCGCCCCGAGGACATTCCGGTCTCGGACTCGCGGGCCGGCGACGTGCGCGTCGAGGTCGAGCGCGAGCGCCGCGACGGCATCGAGTACGAGCCCCTCGTGAAGCGGCGCGACCGCGTCATCGTCGGGATCGATCCCGGCACCACCACCGCGGCCGCGGTCGTCGGGCTCGACGGCACCGTCCACGCCCTCTACTCCTCGCGGACCGGCGACACCGCCGCGGTGACCGAGTGGATCGTCGAGCAGGGCCGACCGATCATCGTCGCGGCCGACGTCGAGCCGATGCCGGAGACCGTCGAGAAGTTCCGGCGATCGTTCGACGCCGCCGGCTGGCGCCCCACCACCGACCTCCCGGTCGACGAGAAGCTCCACCGCACCCGCGAGGCGAGCTACGACAACGACCACGAGCGCGACGCGCTCGCGGCCGCGCTGTACGCCTACGACGACCACGAGGACCAGTTCGAGCGGATCGCGGCGAAGACCCCGCCGCGGCTCGACCGCGGGGCGGTGATCGCCGGCGTCGTCGCGGGCGGTTCGTCGGTCGAGGCCGTCATCGACGACCTGAGCGAGGACGACGGGAGCGGCGGTGGCGGGAGCGGCGACGGCGACGGCGACGAGGCGGACCCCACCGAGCCCGAGCGCACCGAGGAGGAGGAGACGATCCGCCGGCTCCGCGAGCGCGTCGACCGGCTGGAGTCGCACGCCGAGTCGCTGGAGGAGGACCTCGACGAGCGCGACGATCGGATCGCGGAGCTGGAGTCGGAGCTGGAGGAGGCGAAACGCGAGGAGCGCATCGAGGCGCGCGAGCGGCGGGCGGTCTCGCGGCTGGAGCGCGAGACGGACCGGTTGGAGCGCGAGCGCGACGAGGCCCAAGAGCGCGTCGAGGATCTCGAACGGAAGGTGGAGACGTTAAAGGAGCTGTGGCGGCTCGACCACTCGAACTTCGGCGACGTCGCGGAGGGACGGGGGCTCGTGAGCGTGAAGGTCGTCGAGCAGTTCACGCTCGACGCGCTCGACGCCGCCGACGAGGCGTACGGGCTCGTCGCCGGCGACGTGGTGTTCCTCCGGGACGCGTCGGGAGCCGGGCGTCGAACCGCCGAGCGGCTCGCGGAGACGGAGCCGCGGGCGGTGATCCGCGGCGAGGGGAACCTCTCGGACGTCGCGGACGCGGTGCTGTTCGACCGAGGGGTTCCGGTGGTGCCCGCGGACGCGGTGCCGGTCCGCGAGGTGGACGAGCTGGCGGTCGCGAGCGAGGAGGCACTCGCTGACGCCGTCGACGACTGGGAGGAGCGCGCCGAGGAGCGCCGGCGCGACGAGAAGGCCGAGCGGATCGACCGGATCATCTCCGAACACCGGGCGGGGCGGACGCTGCCCGAGACCGAGGAGAGCGACTGA
- a CDS encoding CBS domain-containing protein, whose amino-acid sequence MRGIKVGSAFGIPIRLNWTFLIVLPLFAYLIGGQVGEIAEVMNEVAGLGIDAGAVAAGNTPWLLGLAAAVGLFVGVLLHEFGHSLVAMRYGYEIESITLWLLGGLASFKEFPEDWKHEFWIAIAGPLVSVAVGVACYGVVLVGAGGSDALRFVFGYLALLNVVLAGFNMLPAFPMDGGRVLRALLARNQPHAQATQRAAAVGKVFAFLMGIIGLFTFQLLLIVLAFFVYIAASGEAQQTTLKAAFEGVTVTDIMTPRGDLHTVSEDTSVADLMGRMFEERHTGYPVLDGGELVGMVTLEDARSVREVERDAYRVDDVMATDIVAADPNADALTALQTMQEHGVGRLPVVDADGELVGLISRSDLMTAFNIIQTGGTPGIISGRQQGAGDEPRIL is encoded by the coding sequence ATGCGTGGAATCAAGGTCGGGAGCGCGTTCGGCATCCCCATCCGGCTCAACTGGACCTTTCTGATCGTCTTACCGCTGTTCGCGTACCTCATCGGCGGGCAGGTGGGAGAGATCGCCGAGGTGATGAACGAGGTCGCCGGACTCGGGATCGACGCGGGCGCGGTCGCGGCCGGGAACACCCCGTGGCTGCTCGGGCTGGCGGCCGCGGTGGGGCTGTTCGTCGGCGTGTTGCTCCACGAGTTCGGGCACTCGCTGGTCGCGATGCGCTACGGGTACGAGATCGAGTCGATCACCCTGTGGCTGCTCGGCGGGCTGGCCAGCTTCAAGGAGTTCCCCGAGGACTGGAAACACGAGTTCTGGATCGCGATCGCCGGCCCGCTCGTCAGCGTCGCGGTCGGGGTCGCCTGCTACGGGGTCGTCCTCGTCGGCGCTGGCGGCTCCGACGCCCTCCGCTTCGTGTTCGGCTACCTCGCGCTGCTGAACGTCGTCCTCGCCGGCTTCAACATGCTCCCTGCGTTCCCGATGGACGGCGGCCGAGTCCTCCGGGCGCTGCTCGCGCGGAACCAGCCGCACGCGCAGGCGACCCAGCGAGCCGCCGCCGTCGGGAAGGTGTTCGCGTTCCTGATGGGGATTATCGGCCTGTTCACGTTCCAGCTGCTGCTCATCGTCCTCGCCTTCTTCGTCTACATCGCCGCCTCGGGCGAGGCGCAGCAGACGACCCTGAAGGCCGCCTTCGAGGGCGTCACCGTCACCGACATCATGACGCCTCGCGGGGACCTCCACACGGTGTCGGAGGACACCTCCGTCGCCGACCTGATGGGCCGGATGTTCGAGGAGCGCCACACGGGCTACCCCGTCCTCGACGGCGGCGAGCTCGTCGGGATGGTCACCTTAGAGGACGCCCGCTCGGTCCGCGAGGTCGAGCGCGACGCCTACCGCGTCGACGACGTGATGGCGACGGACATCGTCGCCGCCGACCCGAACGCCGACGCCCTGACCGCGCTCCAGACGATGCAGGAGCACGGCGTCGGGCGGCTCCCCGTGGTCGACGCCGACGGCGAGCTCGTCGGCCTCATCTCCCGGTCGGACCTGATGACCGCGTTCAACATCATCCAGACCGGCGGCACGCCCGGGATCATCAGCGGGCGGCAGCAGGGGGCGGGCGACGAGCCGCGAATCCTCTGA
- a CDS encoding cupin domain-containing protein — MTDARGSGPVVKRGEDVDYEPVDAAEGLSKGVLLDESDGAPTFAMRRFELAPGAAVPRHTNAVEHEQYVLAGEYVVGIGDEERRVSPGDALLIPAGVEHWYRNEGDEPGAFICAVPNGDDTIELVE; from the coding sequence ATGACCGACGCACGCGGTTCCGGTCCGGTCGTGAAGCGCGGCGAAGACGTCGACTACGAGCCCGTCGACGCCGCCGAGGGGCTCTCGAAGGGCGTCCTCCTCGACGAGTCCGACGGCGCCCCGACCTTCGCGATGCGCCGGTTCGAGCTCGCGCCGGGCGCCGCGGTCCCCCGCCATACCAACGCGGTCGAACACGAGCAGTACGTCCTCGCCGGCGAGTACGTCGTCGGGATCGGCGACGAGGAGCGTCGGGTGTCTCCCGGCGACGCGCTCCTCATCCCCGCGGGCGTCGAACACTGGTACCGCAACGAGGGCGACGAGCCCGGCGCGTTCATCTGCGCGGTGCCGAACGGCGACGACACCATCGAGCTCGTCGAGTAG
- a CDS encoding succinylglutamate desuccinylase/aspartoacylase family protein yields the protein MEVYDLGDGEPEVAVVGAIHGDEPCGARAVERLLDADLAPERPVRLIVANEEALAAGERYLDADLNRVFPGNRDAAAHEVRLAAELVDALEGCTTLAIHSTQSYAEPFAVIDSMDEVTRAVAPHLPVDAVIQTDAFTEGRLIEHPHTLEVEAGLQGSDAAADNAYWLARAFLAATGAVSAPGADDVLDVGGREDVPVFRLRERIPKPAADTYEVFARNFERVEAGERFAAADGEPLLADEAFYPVLLSPNGYRDQFGYVADRVGTLE from the coding sequence ATGGAAGTTTACGATCTGGGCGACGGGGAGCCCGAGGTCGCCGTGGTCGGCGCCATTCACGGCGACGAGCCCTGCGGCGCCCGCGCCGTCGAGCGCCTGCTCGACGCCGACCTCGCCCCCGAGCGCCCGGTGCGGCTGATCGTCGCCAACGAGGAGGCGCTCGCGGCCGGCGAGCGGTACCTCGACGCCGACCTGAATCGGGTGTTCCCGGGCAACCGCGACGCGGCGGCCCACGAGGTGCGGCTCGCGGCCGAGCTCGTCGACGCGCTGGAGGGGTGTACGACCCTCGCGATCCACTCGACGCAGTCGTACGCCGAGCCGTTCGCCGTCATCGACTCGATGGACGAGGTGACGCGCGCCGTCGCGCCGCACCTCCCCGTCGACGCCGTGATCCAGACGGACGCGTTCACCGAGGGCCGGCTCATCGAACACCCGCACACGCTCGAAGTGGAGGCGGGGCTCCAGGGCTCCGACGCCGCCGCCGACAACGCCTACTGGCTCGCCCGCGCGTTCCTCGCCGCGACCGGGGCCGTCTCCGCGCCCGGCGCCGACGACGTACTCGACGTCGGCGGCCGCGAGGACGTCCCGGTGTTCCGGCTCCGCGAGCGGATCCCGAAGCCCGCGGCAGACACCTACGAGGTGTTCGCGCGCAACTTCGAGCGCGTCGAGGCCGGCGAGCGGTTCGCGGCCGCCGACGGCGAGCCGCTGCTGGCCGACGAGGCGTTCTACCCCGTGCTGCTGTCGCCGAACGGCTACCGCGACCAGTTCGGCTACGTCGCCGACCGCGTCGGGACGCTGGAGTAG
- a CDS encoding DUF309 domain-containing protein, with translation MDDHTRDPGVAPPLGNPTGWHAGDAGPDESGAGDEDESSGGPPDAHAVGGYWEHATLRRATEHGVRLFNDGAYHESHDCFESEWYNYGSGTVESAFLHGMVQVAAGAYKRVDFENDAGMRSLFETALQYLDGVPGDFYGVDVDDVRETLRAALDDPSAVDGWRIALDDARPPAYPADYEYAERVDEGH, from the coding sequence ATGGACGACCACACCCGCGACCCGGGCGTCGCCCCGCCGCTCGGGAACCCGACCGGGTGGCACGCGGGCGACGCCGGCCCCGACGAGTCCGGGGCGGGCGACGAGGACGAGTCGTCGGGCGGGCCGCCCGACGCGCACGCAGTCGGCGGCTACTGGGAGCACGCGACGCTGCGGCGCGCGACCGAACACGGCGTGCGGCTGTTCAACGACGGCGCCTACCACGAGAGCCACGACTGCTTCGAGAGCGAGTGGTACAACTACGGCAGCGGCACGGTCGAGAGCGCCTTCCTCCACGGGATGGTCCAGGTCGCGGCCGGCGCGTACAAGCGCGTCGACTTCGAGAACGACGCCGGGATGCGGTCGCTGTTCGAGACCGCGCTCCAGTACCTCGACGGCGTCCCCGGCGACTTCTACGGCGTCGACGTCGACGACGTCCGGGAGACCCTCCGCGCCGCGCTCGACGATCCGAGCGCGGTCGACGGCTGGCGGATCGCCCTCGACGACGCGCGGCCCCCCGCCTACCCCGCGGACTACGAGTACGCGGAGCGGGTGGACGAGGGGCACTGA
- a CDS encoding EamA family transporter, producing MDAGLLAALGAAVVWGAYLFVLKRAFADYPPAALTVAINAAALGWFLAATGLTVGFGDAAAGLAGLVVPRRFAVVAVTSLATAAAFVLFLRAIENGAVSYVAPINKVVPMFVLPLEVGLLGQVLAPIQVAGVVVTTLAVYVANYEPGSFFAPLARAARSRPAQLALASAACYAVADVGKRVALQELAIPGTLWVPLLLAGVAVVLLPAAVRSPIEASRDDVPKFLAAGALVALGEHLTTVAFAALPASVASPVINTQAIVAVVLGGVLLGERHFRLRLVAAVLAVVGVAMIAG from the coding sequence ATGGACGCCGGACTCCTCGCCGCGCTCGGCGCCGCCGTCGTCTGGGGGGCGTACCTCTTCGTCCTGAAGCGCGCCTTCGCCGACTATCCCCCCGCCGCGCTGACGGTGGCGATAAACGCCGCGGCGCTCGGGTGGTTCCTCGCTGCGACCGGGCTCACGGTCGGCTTCGGCGACGCCGCGGCCGGGCTGGCCGGGCTCGTCGTCCCGCGGCGGTTCGCCGTCGTCGCCGTCACGAGCCTCGCGACGGCCGCGGCGTTCGTGCTCTTCCTGCGCGCCATCGAGAACGGGGCGGTGTCGTACGTCGCGCCGATCAACAAGGTCGTCCCGATGTTCGTCCTCCCGCTGGAGGTCGGGCTGCTCGGGCAGGTGTTAGCGCCGATCCAGGTCGCCGGCGTCGTCGTCACCACGCTCGCCGTGTACGTCGCGAACTACGAGCCGGGCAGCTTCTTCGCGCCGCTCGCGCGGGCCGCCCGATCGCGACCCGCGCAGCTGGCGCTCGCGAGCGCGGCCTGCTACGCGGTCGCCGACGTGGGCAAGCGGGTCGCGCTTCAGGAGCTCGCGATTCCCGGCACGCTCTGGGTGCCGCTGCTGCTCGCGGGCGTCGCGGTCGTGCTGCTCCCCGCGGCGGTCCGGAGTCCGATCGAGGCGAGCCGCGACGACGTCCCGAAGTTCCTCGCGGCCGGCGCGCTCGTCGCGCTGGGCGAGCACCTGACGACGGTCGCGTTCGCGGCGCTGCCCGCGAGCGTCGCCTCCCCGGTGATCAACACGCAGGCGATCGTCGCGGTCGTCCTCGGGGGCGTGCTGCTCGGCGAGCGCCACTTCCGGCTCCGGCTCGTCGCGGCCGTCCTCGCGGTCGTCGGCGTCGCGATGATCGCGGGCTGA
- a CDS encoding PAS domain-containing sensor histidine kinase yields the protein MNSSPESSAIDHAESIVNALGDGAYVLDADRNRVFVNDRLREVTGFDEDVLHAKHPERLVEEGYWSEEAGDRHRAAVERVLAGEADDERVQLTTTLADGGEVTTETRLTPIERDGAVVGAVGVIRDVTDRVERERELERLNERLERLAGFLSHDLRNPLSVVSGYVDLARETGDTERLAAAEEALDRIEAMIDEALVMARDPDAVETADAAVDLAELAADCLESGDFGDCPAGADLVVEDPGPVTGDPTLLRRAVGNLIGNAFDHGGDEPTVRVGVDDRGVYVADDGPGLPNDEQARAELTDFGVSHGGGTGIGLAIVERVAAAHDWTLEIGESAEGGFRATLVGAGRTETR from the coding sequence ATGAACTCCTCGCCGGAGTCAAGCGCGATCGACCACGCCGAGTCGATCGTGAACGCCCTCGGCGACGGCGCGTACGTCCTCGACGCCGACCGGAACCGCGTGTTCGTCAACGACCGGCTCCGCGAGGTGACCGGCTTCGACGAGGACGTGCTCCACGCGAAACACCCCGAGCGACTCGTCGAGGAGGGGTACTGGAGCGAGGAGGCGGGAGACCGCCACCGGGCGGCCGTCGAGCGCGTCCTCGCAGGCGAGGCCGACGACGAGCGCGTCCAGCTCACGACGACGCTCGCGGACGGCGGCGAGGTGACCACCGAGACCCGGCTGACGCCGATCGAGCGCGACGGCGCGGTCGTCGGCGCGGTCGGCGTCATCCGCGACGTCACGGACCGCGTCGAGCGCGAACGCGAGCTGGAGCGGCTCAACGAGCGGCTCGAACGGCTCGCCGGCTTCCTCTCGCACGACCTCCGGAATCCCCTGTCGGTCGTCAGCGGCTACGTCGACCTCGCCCGCGAGACGGGCGACACCGAGCGGCTGGCGGCCGCCGAGGAGGCGCTCGACCGGATCGAGGCGATGATCGACGAGGCGCTGGTGATGGCCCGCGACCCGGACGCCGTCGAGACCGCGGACGCCGCGGTCGACCTCGCGGAGCTCGCCGCCGACTGCTTGGAGTCGGGCGACTTCGGCGACTGCCCGGCCGGCGCCGACCTCGTCGTCGAGGACCCCGGGCCGGTAACCGGCGATCCGACCCTCCTCCGGCGCGCCGTCGGGAACCTCATCGGCAACGCCTTCGACCACGGCGGCGACGAGCCCACGGTCCGGGTCGGCGTCGACGACCGCGGGGTGTACGTGGCCGACGACGGTCCGGGGCTTCCGAACGACGAGCAGGCGCGCGCGGAACTGACCGACTTCGGCGTCTCTCACGGCGGCGGCACCGGGATCGGGCTCGCCATCGTCGAGCGCGTCGCGGCCGCGCACGACTGGACGCTCGAGATCGGCGAGTCGGCCGAGGGCGGGTTCCGGGCGACGCTGGTCGGTGCCGGGCGGACCGAGACGCGGTAG
- a CDS encoding endonuclease/exonuclease/phosphatase family protein, with protein MAHDTSRRSVLKAIGATAAVPGIVGTAAGRGNAPTPRYAAFNVVNLETQQVQNPDNAQPAAAARVIQEVDPDVLVVNELANNIQEETVDDTVPTEQTNIEAFVDNYLSDPQAPHLEGTDYEYTLQPESNTGLLPEEDYDFNKDGVAGARPGDAFGFGFYPGQYAFGIASKFPFDEDAIRSFQEFLWADMPGNLIPVAGDEGVVTDPGEDETAIYLTEADEELDAFRLSSKTHIDVPFDVDGETVHGLFSHPTPTGFDGVNNFNGRWNHDENRFWADYVDGADYIYDDSGTHGGLDDEASYVLIGDMNAGPGDEPLDPATKYFVDNDDFNSRSLPTSPGGATLGNQYATADFGGDGSKVDWVLPSPDLSKRASSVVWPNPNANKRGLADDVATASDHRLVWADIAVKPGSSGNGGGRGKGGGRGKGRGRGNR; from the coding sequence ATGGCGCATGATACCTCGCGACGAAGCGTACTGAAGGCGATCGGCGCGACGGCGGCGGTGCCGGGGATCGTCGGCACCGCGGCGGGACGCGGGAACGCCCCGACGCCGCGGTACGCGGCGTTCAACGTCGTCAACCTCGAAACGCAGCAGGTACAGAATCCGGACAACGCGCAGCCGGCGGCCGCCGCCCGCGTGATACAGGAGGTCGATCCGGACGTGCTCGTGGTCAACGAGCTCGCGAACAACATTCAGGAGGAGACCGTCGACGACACCGTTCCCACAGAGCAGACGAACATCGAGGCGTTCGTCGACAACTACCTCAGCGATCCGCAGGCCCCGCATCTCGAGGGAACCGACTACGAGTACACGCTCCAGCCGGAGAGCAACACCGGGCTCCTCCCCGAGGAGGACTACGACTTCAACAAGGACGGCGTCGCGGGCGCGCGGCCGGGCGACGCGTTCGGGTTCGGGTTCTATCCCGGCCAGTACGCGTTCGGCATCGCGAGCAAGTTCCCGTTCGACGAGGACGCGATCCGCTCGTTCCAAGAGTTCCTCTGGGCGGACATGCCGGGCAACCTCATTCCCGTCGCGGGCGACGAAGGGGTCGTGACCGACCCGGGCGAAGACGAGACCGCGATCTACCTGACCGAGGCGGACGAGGAGCTCGACGCCTTTCGGCTCTCCTCGAAGACGCACATCGACGTGCCGTTCGACGTCGACGGCGAGACCGTCCACGGGCTGTTCTCCCATCCGACGCCGACCGGGTTCGACGGAGTCAATAACTTCAACGGCCGCTGGAACCACGACGAGAATCGGTTCTGGGCCGACTACGTCGACGGAGCCGACTACATCTACGACGACTCCGGAACGCACGGCGGCCTCGACGACGAGGCCTCCTACGTGCTGATCGGCGACATGAACGCCGGCCCGGGCGACGAGCCCCTCGACCCGGCGACGAAGTACTTCGTCGACAACGACGACTTCAACAGCCGCAGCCTCCCGACGAGTCCGGGCGGCGCCACGCTGGGGAACCAGTACGCGACGGCGGACTTCGGCGGCGACGGGTCGAAGGTCGACTGGGTCCTCCCCTCGCCCGACCTCTCGAAGCGCGCCTCGTCGGTCGTGTGGCCGAATCCGAACGCGAACAAGCGCGGGCTCGCGGACGACGTCGCGACCGCCTCGGACCACCGCCTCGTGTGGGCGGACATCGCGGTGAAGCCCGGATCCTCTGGAAACGGGGGCGGACGCGGGAAGGGCGGCGGTCGCGGAAAGGGCCGCGGCCGCGGAAACCGGTGA
- a CDS encoding PQQ-binding-like beta-propeller repeat protein, which yields MTERTRRDLLRVAGGVGVVGLAGCASLGTDPSDAGPTDFEGADLPLDLDARAQSPDGLTTQFRQGLRNHGHIDATIPDSVEVEWAVPANRGDHTASKGSPMPAPSGGVLLADDTGRVQSIASDGTVRWSTSISDDDRGSHGTPAVADGAAYVGTYDGVVSAVSVADGEVLWQTEVGDAAAASPTYHEGKLYVAVEYATPSGTVVVMDAESGEVEWRDDRPTDHPHSTVAVDLERDRFLFGSNDGHVYAWSVSGPDRAWTFDTGGDVKAPIAVSRGIAVVPSWAGTVTAVDVADGAGLWQFETDESVSPSDDPDPVRTGGVMCAPAVHDGTVYVGSHDGNAYAIDLATGEAEWSTPTGGWITGSVTATDEHVLVGSYDAHLYALDREDGSVTWAVEGRGEVTSAPLVADDAIYYAERAPEGGDAAGMCYKLVPA from the coding sequence ATGACCGAACGGACGCGCCGCGACCTGCTCCGCGTCGCCGGCGGCGTCGGCGTGGTGGGGCTCGCCGGCTGTGCCTCGCTCGGCACCGACCCGTCGGACGCCGGGCCGACCGACTTCGAGGGCGCGGACCTCCCCTTGGACCTCGACGCCCGCGCGCAGTCGCCGGACGGCCTCACGACCCAGTTCCGACAGGGGCTCCGGAACCACGGCCACATCGACGCGACGATCCCCGACAGCGTCGAGGTCGAGTGGGCCGTGCCGGCGAACCGCGGCGACCACACCGCCTCGAAGGGGAGCCCGATGCCGGCGCCGTCGGGCGGCGTCCTCCTCGCCGACGACACGGGCCGCGTCCAGTCGATCGCGAGCGACGGGACCGTGCGGTGGTCCACCTCGATCTCCGACGACGACCGCGGGAGCCACGGCACCCCCGCGGTCGCCGACGGCGCGGCGTACGTCGGCACCTACGACGGCGTCGTCTCCGCCGTGTCGGTGGCGGACGGCGAGGTGCTGTGGCAGACCGAGGTCGGCGACGCGGCCGCCGCCAGCCCGACCTACCACGAGGGGAAGCTGTACGTCGCCGTCGAGTACGCGACCCCGAGCGGGACCGTCGTCGTGATGGACGCCGAGAGCGGCGAGGTGGAGTGGCGCGACGACCGGCCCACCGACCACCCGCACTCGACCGTGGCGGTCGACCTGGAGCGTGACCGCTTCCTGTTCGGCTCGAACGACGGCCACGTCTACGCGTGGTCGGTCTCGGGTCCCGACCGCGCGTGGACGTTCGACACCGGCGGCGACGTCAAGGCGCCGATCGCGGTCAGCCGCGGGATCGCGGTGGTCCCGTCGTGGGCCGGCACCGTCACCGCCGTCGACGTCGCTGACGGCGCGGGGCTCTGGCAGTTCGAGACCGACGAGAGCGTCTCGCCGTCGGACGACCCCGACCCCGTCCGGACGGGCGGCGTCATGTGCGCGCCGGCCGTCCACGACGGGACGGTCTACGTCGGGAGCCACGACGGCAACGCCTACGCGATCGACCTAGCGACCGGCGAGGCGGAGTGGTCGACCCCGACGGGCGGGTGGATCACGGGGAGCGTGACCGCGACGGACGAGCACGTCCTCGTCGGCTCCTACGACGCGCACCTCTACGCGCTCGACCGCGAGGACGGCTCGGTGACCTGGGCGGTCGAGGGGCGAGGAGAGGTGACCAGCGCCCCGCTGGTCGCCGACGACGCGATCTACTACGCGGAGCGCGCGCCGGAGGGCGGCGACGCGGCCGGGATGTGTTACAAGCTCGTCCCGGCCTGA